In the genome of Dickeya fangzhongdai, one region contains:
- a CDS encoding helix-turn-helix transcriptional regulator — translation MRNHVPSSASIYKNQIMQMSSLVSNHYRFLGPQMIDETPLLFGHFNVTPLHRDLILHTADVINLHSMQTQTTLNGALKLAVVVNGNAHISYGERRLHLGERQPASLVSLTEPTLFSRYGKRDDYERTVSLTFSREWLYGNLMDSVDDWQAIYDFTQTHLATHRWMPSRQALAAAWQILNAGDCRTPLQRLYLETQCMTLIIEAFSSLTEQASMNKQMSGLPLRHRQRMQQVKEMLESGEADHLAIADIAKSVNMSESSLQRYFRQTFDMTVFEYLRNCRLQRAVLAMQREGVGIAQAASLAGYTSPANFATALRRVYGLTPGQLKNRV, via the coding sequence ATGCGTAATCATGTTCCGTCATCAGCATCCATTTATAAGAACCAGATTATGCAGATGTCCAGCCTGGTCTCCAACCATTACCGTTTCCTCGGCCCTCAGATGATTGATGAAACGCCGTTGCTGTTCGGCCATTTCAACGTCACGCCGCTGCACCGCGATTTGATTCTGCACACCGCCGACGTGATCAACCTGCACAGCATGCAAACCCAGACCACGCTGAACGGCGCGCTAAAGCTGGCGGTTGTCGTGAACGGCAACGCGCATATCAGCTATGGCGAACGGCGGCTGCATTTGGGCGAACGCCAGCCAGCCTCGCTGGTTTCGCTGACCGAACCCACGCTATTTAGCCGCTACGGCAAACGTGACGACTATGAGCGCACCGTTTCTCTGACCTTTAGCCGGGAATGGCTGTACGGCAACCTGATGGACAGCGTCGACGATTGGCAAGCCATCTATGATTTCACGCAGACTCACCTGGCCACTCATCGCTGGATGCCGTCGCGTCAGGCGCTGGCCGCCGCCTGGCAGATCCTTAACGCCGGCGACTGTCGGACGCCGCTGCAACGCCTGTATCTGGAAACCCAGTGCATGACGCTGATTATCGAAGCGTTCAGTTCGCTCACCGAGCAGGCGTCGATGAATAAACAGATGTCGGGGCTGCCGCTGCGCCACCGCCAGCGGATGCAGCAGGTGAAGGAGATGCTGGAAAGCGGCGAGGCCGATCATCTTGCCATCGCCGATATCGCCAAAAGCGTCAATATGAGCGAAAGCTCGCTGCAACGCTATTTCCGCCAGACCTTTGATATGACGGTGTTTGAATACCTGCGCAACTGCCGCCTGCAGCGCGCGGTGCTGGCGATGCAGCGGGAAGGCGTCGGTATCGCCCAGGCCGCCAGCCTTGCCGGTTACACCAGCCCGGCCAATTTCGCCACCGCCCTGCGGCGCGTCTACGGACTGACGCCGGGGCAGTTGAAAAATCGCGTTTAG
- a CDS encoding MmgE/PrpD family protein yields the protein MSAHSSITTQLARLIVATQPDTAVIDLARDGVTDFIACALPVWHGAVADSGLAPLKSVYPGHDSQTRSLLLGYAGHALDFDDFHSGFRGHPGTVILPALLALAGEQPAITEERFLVAYVIGVETAGRLGLAAGPRHYSQGYHNTATLGAVAAAAAICRLTGATTDQTANALGLAASQAAGLRAQFGSAMKPLHAGLAARAGLSAAQLALAGFHGNHDTVLEAFLAAHGDGQHHSDALITDWGKPWRLVAPGLTFKRYPTCGGTHSAAEAAFILREQYLQEQGLQAPGLQKQGLQRPGQPSDDVSAAVDRITVTFPPGGDAAPFIRQAATGVEGRFSLEYVIAAALLEGELRLDRFTEGPVDPRIAALADKVSRQADPSAPPDEQNPDARFHDVSLWLKDGSRLNARVTWRQTAAVKTDVAAKLRQTLSLLPQLPADNVLQHCQLRTPGSLAALVRLLS from the coding sequence ATGTCCGCCCATTCCAGCATCACCACCCAACTGGCGCGCCTGATCGTCGCCACCCAGCCGGATACCGCCGTCATCGACCTCGCCCGCGACGGGGTGACGGATTTTATCGCCTGCGCGCTGCCGGTCTGGCATGGCGCGGTAGCGGACAGCGGGCTCGCGCCGTTGAAATCGGTCTATCCCGGCCACGACAGCCAGACCCGCAGCCTGCTGCTGGGCTACGCCGGTCACGCGCTGGATTTTGACGATTTCCATTCCGGCTTTCGCGGCCACCCCGGCACGGTTATCCTGCCGGCCCTGCTGGCGCTGGCCGGCGAGCAGCCGGCAATCACGGAAGAACGATTTCTCGTTGCCTATGTCATTGGCGTAGAAACCGCCGGTCGATTGGGGCTGGCCGCCGGCCCGCGCCATTACAGCCAGGGTTATCACAACACCGCTACGCTGGGCGCCGTCGCCGCGGCCGCGGCGATTTGTCGCCTGACAGGCGCCACGACCGACCAGACCGCCAATGCGCTGGGGCTGGCCGCTTCACAAGCCGCCGGGCTACGCGCGCAATTCGGCTCCGCCATGAAACCGCTGCACGCCGGGCTGGCGGCGCGGGCCGGGTTAAGCGCCGCTCAGCTGGCATTGGCCGGGTTCCACGGCAACCACGATACCGTGCTGGAGGCTTTTCTCGCGGCTCATGGCGACGGTCAGCATCACAGCGACGCGTTGATAACCGATTGGGGCAAACCGTGGCGCCTTGTTGCTCCCGGGCTGACCTTCAAGCGTTACCCTACCTGCGGCGGCACCCACAGCGCGGCGGAAGCGGCGTTTATCCTGCGGGAACAATACCTGCAAGAACAGGGGTTGCAGGCACCAGGATTGCAAAAACAAGGACTGCAACGCCCCGGACAACCCTCAGACGACGTGTCCGCCGCCGTTGATCGCATCACGGTGACGTTTCCGCCGGGCGGTGACGCCGCGCCGTTTATCCGGCAGGCCGCTACCGGCGTCGAAGGACGATTCAGCCTCGAATACGTGATTGCCGCCGCGCTGCTGGAAGGCGAGCTGCGATTGGATCGTTTTACCGAAGGCCCGGTCGATCCCCGCATTGCCGCACTGGCTGACAAGGTATCGCGTCAGGCAGACCCCAGCGCCCCGCCGGATGAGCAGAATCCCGACGCCCGTTTTCACGACGTCAGTCTGTGGTTGAAAGACGGCTCGCGTCTTAACGCCAGAGTCACCTGGCGGCAAACCGCGGCCGTAAAAACCGATGTCGCCGCCAAACTGCGTCAGACGCTGAGCCTGCTGCCGCAGTTACCGGCCGACAACGTGCTCCAGCATTGTCAGTTGCGTACGCCCGGCTCACTGGCGGCACTGGTTCGGCTGCTGTCATAA
- a CDS encoding dienelactone hydrolase family protein — protein sequence MKRRGLRRTLCVLMCCLASAPLMANDHSYTTASVTDDALPTFYPQLKQQLTYPDSWLSGRYAHFGEWRQHARQVVRSLLLTPDSHRAFEPQVVDSQDRDTYVAQKVAFNLTDESRVPGLLLTPKTPGPHPAVLLLHDHGAKFDIGKEKMIRPWGDDTRLASANAWADRYFTGRFVGDELAKRGYVVLAVDALGWGDRGPLKYEQQQALASNFFNLGRSLAGSLAYEDMRSLDFLASLRSVDPKRVGVVGFSMGAYRAWQLAALSDKAAATAAISWIGTYDGLMVPGNNVLRGQSSFYMLHPGLPARLDFPDVASIAAPRPMLFFNGGKDTLFPQQAVQAAYDRMHQVWQSQHADERLETRIWPELGHVFYQEQQEAVFQWLDRWLASPPGNAAR from the coding sequence ATGAAAAGACGCGGATTACGTCGTACCCTCTGTGTTCTGATGTGCTGTCTGGCGAGCGCCCCGCTTATGGCAAATGATCATTCCTATACAACGGCGTCGGTAACCGATGACGCGCTGCCCACGTTCTACCCGCAACTGAAACAGCAACTGACCTATCCCGACTCGTGGCTGTCCGGGCGTTATGCGCATTTCGGCGAATGGCGGCAACATGCCCGCCAGGTGGTGCGCTCGCTGCTGCTGACGCCGGATTCCCACCGCGCTTTTGAGCCGCAGGTTGTCGACAGTCAGGATCGCGACACGTATGTGGCGCAGAAGGTTGCCTTCAACCTTACCGATGAAAGCCGGGTGCCCGGATTACTGCTGACGCCGAAAACGCCGGGGCCGCATCCGGCGGTGTTGCTGCTGCATGATCACGGCGCGAAATTCGATATCGGTAAGGAAAAAATGATCCGGCCGTGGGGCGACGACACCCGTTTAGCCTCCGCTAACGCCTGGGCTGACCGTTACTTCACCGGCCGGTTTGTCGGCGATGAACTGGCAAAACGGGGCTATGTAGTGCTGGCGGTGGATGCGCTGGGGTGGGGCGATCGCGGGCCGCTCAAGTACGAACAGCAGCAGGCGCTGGCCAGTAATTTCTTCAATCTGGGGCGCTCGCTGGCGGGCTCGCTGGCGTATGAAGACATGCGTTCGCTGGATTTTCTGGCTTCGCTGCGTTCGGTCGACCCGAAGCGGGTCGGGGTGGTGGGGTTCTCTATGGGCGCTTACCGCGCCTGGCAACTGGCGGCGTTGTCGGATAAGGCCGCCGCGACGGCGGCCATTTCCTGGATCGGCACCTATGACGGATTGATGGTGCCGGGCAACAACGTGCTGCGCGGTCAGTCTTCTTTCTACATGTTGCACCCAGGGCTGCCGGCCCGTCTTGATTTCCCGGATGTCGCCAGTATTGCCGCGCCGCGGCCGATGCTGTTCTTCAACGGCGGCAAAGACACTTTGTTCCCGCAGCAGGCGGTGCAGGCGGCGTACGACCGTATGCATCAGGTGTGGCAGTCGCAGCATGCCGACGAGCGGTTGGAAACCCGTATCTGGCCCGAATTGGGCCATGTGTTCTATCAGGAGCAGCAGGAAGCGGTGTTCCAGTGGCTGGATCGCTGGCTGGCATCGCCGCCGGGAAATGCGGCGCGCTAG
- the lpdA gene encoding dihydrolipoyl dehydrogenase has product MSTEIKAQVVVLGAGPAGYSAAFRCADLGLDTVLVERYSTLGGVCLNVGCIPSKALLHVAKVIEEAKALAEHGIVFGEPQTDIDKIRTWKEKVINQLTGGLAGMAKGRKVKVVNGFGKFTGPNTLVVEGENGSTTVNFDNAIIAAGSRPIQLPFIPHDDARVWDSTDALELKSVPGRLLVMGGGIIGLEMGTVYHALGSQIDVVEMFDQVIPAADKDIVKVFTKRISKKFNLMLETKVTAVEAKEDGIYVSMEGKKAPAEPQRYDAVLVAIGRVPNGKLLDAGQAGVEVDDRGFIRVDKQMRTNVPHIYAIGDIVGQPMLAHKGVHEGHVAAEVIAGKKHYFDPKVIPSIAYTEPEVAWVGLTEKEAKEKGISYETAVFPWAASGRAIASDCSDGMTKLIFDKETHRVIGGAIVGTNGGELLGEIGLAIEMGCDAEDIALTIHAHPTLHESVGLAAEVFEGSITDLPNPKAKKK; this is encoded by the coding sequence ATGAGTACTGAAATTAAAGCTCAGGTGGTGGTACTTGGCGCGGGCCCCGCAGGTTACTCCGCGGCGTTCCGTTGTGCAGACTTGGGTCTGGACACCGTGCTGGTCGAGCGCTACTCCACGCTGGGCGGCGTATGTCTGAACGTAGGCTGTATCCCTTCCAAAGCACTGCTGCACGTTGCGAAAGTTATCGAAGAAGCCAAAGCGCTGGCTGAGCACGGCATCGTGTTCGGCGAACCGCAGACCGATATCGATAAGATTCGTACCTGGAAAGAAAAAGTCATCAATCAGCTGACCGGCGGTCTGGCTGGTATGGCCAAAGGCCGTAAAGTCAAAGTGGTCAACGGCTTTGGTAAATTCACCGGCCCGAACACCCTGGTGGTGGAAGGCGAAAACGGCAGCACCACGGTGAACTTCGACAACGCTATCATCGCGGCCGGTTCTCGTCCGATTCAGTTGCCGTTCATTCCGCATGACGACGCGCGCGTATGGGATTCCACCGATGCGCTGGAGTTGAAGAGCGTTCCCGGACGTCTGCTGGTAATGGGCGGCGGTATCATCGGTCTGGAAATGGGCACCGTGTATCATGCGCTGGGCTCTCAGATCGACGTGGTTGAAATGTTCGACCAGGTGATCCCGGCTGCCGACAAAGACATCGTCAAAGTCTTCACCAAGCGCATCAGCAAGAAATTCAACCTGATGCTGGAAACCAAAGTGACCGCGGTAGAAGCCAAAGAAGACGGTATCTACGTGTCGATGGAAGGCAAGAAAGCGCCGGCTGAACCTCAGCGTTATGACGCGGTGCTGGTTGCTATCGGCCGCGTACCGAACGGCAAACTGCTGGATGCCGGCCAGGCTGGCGTGGAAGTTGACGATCGCGGCTTCATCCGTGTCGACAAGCAGATGCGCACCAACGTGCCGCACATCTATGCTATCGGCGACATCGTCGGTCAGCCGATGCTGGCGCACAAAGGCGTGCACGAAGGCCACGTGGCGGCTGAAGTCATCGCGGGCAAGAAACACTACTTCGATCCGAAGGTGATCCCGTCCATCGCTTACACCGAGCCGGAAGTGGCTTGGGTCGGTCTGACCGAGAAAGAAGCGAAGGAAAAAGGCATCAGCTATGAAACCGCGGTATTCCCGTGGGCGGCATCCGGCCGTGCGATTGCCTCTGATTGCTCCGACGGTATGACCAAACTGATTTTCGACAAAGAAACGCACCGCGTAATCGGTGGCGCGATTGTCGGCACCAACGGCGGCGAGCTGCTGGGTGAAATCGGCCTGGCGATCGAGATGGGTTGCGATGCGGAAGATATCGCACTGACGATCCATGCTCACCCGACCCTGCACGAATCCGTGGGTCTGGCCGCTGAAGTGTTCGAAGGCAGCATCACCGACCTGCCGAACCCGAAAGCGAAGAAGAAATAA
- the aceF gene encoding pyruvate dehydrogenase complex dihydrolipoyllysine-residue acetyltransferase produces MAIEINVPDIGADEVEVTEVLVKVGDKVEAEQSLITVEGDKASMEVPSPQAGVVKEIKVAVGDKVATGKLIMVFEAEGAAAAAPAPAPAAAAPAPAAAPAAASAAKEVEVPDIGGDEVEVTDVMVKVGDTVAAEQSLITVEGDKASMEVPAPFAGTVKEIRIKTGDKVKTGSLIMVFEVAGAAPAAAPAPAASAPAAAPAVSSGAKDVNVPDIGGDEVEVTEVLVKVGDKVAAEQSLITVEGDKASMEVPAPFAGTVKEIKVSTGSKVKTGTLIMVFEVEGAAPAAAAPAAAAPAPAASAPTAAPAAAKADSKGEFAENDAYIHATPVIRRLAREFGVNLAKVKGTGRKGRILREDVQAYVKEAVKRAESAPAAGATGGSLPGLLPWPKVDFSKFGEVEEVELGRIQKISGANLSRNWVMIPHVTHFDKTDITDLEAFRKQQNAEAEKRKLDVKFTPVVFIMKAVAAALEQMPRFNSSLSEDAQRLTLKKYINIGVAVDTPNGLVVPVFKDVNKKGIVELSRELTVISKKARDGKLTAGEMQGGCFTISSIGGLGTTHFAPIVNAPEVAILGVSKSAMEPVWNGKEFTPRLMMPISLSFDHRVIDGADGARFITIINNTLSDIRRLVM; encoded by the coding sequence ATGGCTATCGAAATCAACGTACCGGATATCGGTGCAGATGAAGTTGAAGTCACCGAAGTGCTGGTCAAAGTGGGTGATAAAGTGGAAGCCGAGCAGTCGCTGATTACCGTTGAAGGCGACAAAGCGTCCATGGAAGTGCCCTCACCGCAAGCCGGTGTGGTTAAAGAGATTAAAGTGGCGGTGGGCGACAAGGTCGCAACCGGCAAACTGATCATGGTCTTTGAAGCAGAAGGTGCGGCGGCTGCCGCACCGGCTCCGGCTCCGGCTGCTGCTGCGCCAGCGCCTGCCGCGGCTCCGGCCGCCGCCAGCGCTGCCAAAGAAGTCGAAGTGCCGGACATCGGCGGTGACGAAGTTGAAGTGACCGACGTGATGGTAAAAGTCGGCGACACCGTGGCGGCAGAACAGTCGCTGATCACCGTGGAAGGCGATAAAGCCTCGATGGAAGTCCCGGCGCCGTTCGCCGGTACGGTGAAAGAAATTCGCATCAAGACCGGCGACAAGGTGAAAACCGGTTCGCTGATCATGGTGTTTGAGGTGGCCGGCGCTGCGCCTGCCGCTGCCCCGGCTCCGGCTGCCAGCGCCCCGGCGGCTGCTCCGGCAGTGAGCAGCGGCGCTAAAGACGTCAACGTGCCGGATATCGGCGGCGATGAAGTCGAAGTGACCGAAGTGCTGGTGAAAGTCGGCGATAAAGTGGCTGCCGAGCAGTCGCTGATCACCGTGGAAGGCGACAAGGCTTCCATGGAAGTGCCGGCGCCGTTCGCGGGCACCGTCAAAGAAATCAAGGTCAGCACCGGCAGCAAGGTGAAAACCGGTACGCTGATCATGGTGTTCGAAGTAGAAGGCGCCGCTCCTGCTGCCGCTGCTCCGGCCGCTGCCGCACCGGCACCGGCTGCCAGCGCGCCGACCGCCGCTCCTGCTGCTGCGAAAGCCGACAGCAAAGGCGAGTTCGCCGAGAACGACGCTTACATTCACGCTACTCCGGTTATCCGTCGTCTGGCGCGTGAGTTCGGCGTCAATCTGGCGAAAGTCAAAGGTACCGGCCGTAAAGGTCGTATCCTGCGCGAAGACGTTCAGGCTTACGTGAAAGAAGCGGTGAAACGTGCTGAGTCCGCACCGGCGGCTGGCGCTACCGGTGGTTCTCTGCCGGGTCTGTTGCCGTGGCCGAAAGTCGATTTCAGCAAGTTTGGCGAAGTCGAAGAAGTGGAACTGGGCCGTATCCAGAAGATTTCTGGCGCGAACCTGAGCCGTAACTGGGTCATGATCCCGCACGTTACGCACTTCGACAAAACCGACATCACCGATCTGGAAGCGTTCCGCAAACAGCAGAACGCAGAAGCTGAGAAGCGCAAACTGGACGTGAAGTTCACTCCGGTTGTGTTCATCATGAAAGCCGTTGCCGCTGCGCTTGAGCAGATGCCGCGTTTCAACAGTTCGCTGTCTGAAGATGCTCAACGTCTGACGCTGAAGAAATACATCAACATCGGTGTGGCGGTTGATACCCCGAATGGTCTGGTGGTTCCGGTGTTCAAAGACGTGAACAAGAAAGGCATCGTCGAGCTGTCTCGTGAACTGACGGTTATCTCCAAGAAAGCCCGTGACGGTAAGTTGACCGCAGGCGAAATGCAGGGCGGATGCTTCACCATCTCCAGCATCGGCGGCCTCGGTACCACTCACTTCGCGCCGATCGTCAACGCGCCGGAAGTGGCTATCCTGGGTGTGTCCAAGTCCGCGATGGAACCGGTCTGGAATGGTAAAGAGTTCACTCCGCGTCTGATGATGCCGATATCTCTGTCCTTCGACCACCGTGTCATTGACGGTGCTGATGGTGCACGCTTCATTACCATCATCAACAATACGTTGTCTGACATCCGCCGTCTGGTGATGTAA
- the aceE gene encoding pyruvate dehydrogenase (acetyl-transferring), homodimeric type, which translates to MSERLNNDVDPIETRDWLQAIESVIREEGVERAQFLIDQVLSEARKGGVKVAAGSAGSNYVNTIAVEDEPAYPGNLDLESRIRSTIRWNAIMTVLRASKKDLELGGHMASFQSSATFYEVCFNHFFRARNAQDGGDLVFFQGHISPGVYARAFLEGRLTEDQMNNFRQEVHGNGLSSYPHPKLMPEFWQFPTVSMGLGPINAIYQAKFLKYLNNRGLKDTTKQTVYAFLGDGEMDEPESKGAITIATREKLDNLVFVINCNLQRLDGPVTGNGKIINELEGIFGGAGWEVIKVIWGGRWDELLRKDTSGKLIQLMNETVDGDYQTFKSKNGAYVREHFFGKYPETAALVKDWTDDQIWALNRGGHDPKKVFAALKKAQETKGKPVVILAHTIKGYGMGDAAEGKNIAHQVKKINMDGVRYFRDRFNVPVSDADIENLPFITFNKDSEEYKYLHERRQALEGYLPSRQPKFDEKLDLPTLEDFGPLLEEQTKEISTTIAFVRALNVMLKNQSIKDRLVPIIADEARTFGMEGLFRQIGIYSPNGQQYTPQDRELVAYYKEDQKGQILQEGINELGAGASWLAAATSYSTNNLPMIPFYIYYSMFGFQRIGDLCWAAGDQQARGFLIGGTSGRTTLNGEGLQHEDGHSHIQSLTIPNCISYDPAFAYEVAVIMHDGLVRMYGEAQENVYYYITTLNENYHMPAMPQGAEEGIRKGIYKLETVAGSKGKVQLLGSGSILRHVREASQILAKDYGIGSDVYSVTSFTELARDGQDCERWNMLHPTEAPRVPYIAQVMNDAPAVASTDYMKLFAEQVRTYVPASDYRVLGTDGFGRSDSRENLRHHFEVDASYVVVAALGELAKRGEVEKSVVAEAIKKFNIDPEKVNPRVA; encoded by the coding sequence ATGTCAGAACGTTTGAACAATGACGTGGATCCGATCGAAACGCGTGACTGGCTGCAGGCGATCGAATCGGTTATCCGTGAAGAAGGTGTTGAGCGCGCTCAGTTCCTGATTGATCAGGTACTGTCCGAAGCACGCAAAGGTGGTGTGAAAGTGGCTGCGGGCAGCGCTGGCAGCAACTACGTTAACACCATCGCGGTTGAAGATGAGCCCGCATATCCGGGTAACCTTGATCTGGAAAGCCGTATTCGTTCCACCATCCGTTGGAACGCGATCATGACAGTTCTGCGTGCATCTAAAAAGGATCTGGAGCTGGGCGGTCACATGGCGTCTTTCCAGTCCTCCGCCACCTTCTATGAAGTGTGCTTCAACCATTTCTTCCGTGCCCGTAACGCACAGGATGGCGGTGATTTGGTGTTCTTCCAGGGACATATTTCTCCAGGGGTTTACGCGCGTGCGTTCCTGGAAGGTCGTCTGACCGAAGATCAGATGAACAATTTCCGTCAGGAAGTTCATGGTAACGGCTTGTCCTCCTATCCGCATCCGAAGCTGATGCCGGAATTCTGGCAGTTCCCGACCGTATCAATGGGGTTGGGTCCAATCAATGCCATCTATCAGGCTAAGTTCCTGAAGTATCTTAATAATCGTGGTCTGAAAGACACCACGAAACAAACGGTTTACGCTTTCCTGGGCGACGGTGAAATGGATGAGCCGGAATCCAAAGGCGCCATCACCATCGCGACCCGCGAAAAACTGGACAACCTGGTATTCGTCATCAACTGTAACCTGCAGCGTCTGGATGGTCCGGTCACCGGTAACGGCAAGATCATCAACGAGCTGGAAGGCATCTTCGGTGGCGCAGGCTGGGAAGTAATCAAGGTTATCTGGGGTGGTCGTTGGGACGAACTGCTGCGTAAAGACACCAGTGGTAAGCTGATTCAACTGATGAACGAAACCGTTGACGGCGACTACCAGACCTTCAAATCCAAAAACGGCGCTTACGTGCGTGAGCACTTCTTCGGCAAATACCCGGAAACCGCCGCACTGGTCAAAGACTGGACCGACGATCAGATTTGGGCGCTCAACCGTGGCGGCCACGATCCGAAGAAAGTCTTCGCTGCACTGAAAAAAGCGCAGGAAACCAAAGGCAAGCCGGTGGTTATCCTGGCTCATACCATCAAAGGTTACGGTATGGGTGACGCAGCCGAAGGCAAGAACATTGCTCACCAGGTCAAGAAAATCAACATGGACGGCGTGCGCTACTTCCGCGACCGTTTCAATGTGCCGGTGTCTGACGCCGATATCGAAAACCTGCCGTTCATTACCTTCAACAAAGATTCCGAAGAGTACAAATACCTGCACGAACGTCGTCAGGCGCTGGAAGGCTACCTGCCGTCCCGTCAGCCGAAGTTTGATGAAAAACTGGATCTGCCGACGCTGGAAGATTTCGGTCCTCTGCTGGAAGAGCAGACCAAAGAAATCTCTACCACCATCGCGTTTGTTCGTGCTCTGAACGTGATGCTGAAGAACCAGTCGATCAAAGACCGTTTGGTTCCGATCATCGCCGACGAAGCGCGTACCTTCGGTATGGAAGGTCTGTTCCGCCAGATCGGTATCTACAGCCCGAACGGCCAGCAGTACACCCCGCAGGACCGTGAACTGGTTGCTTACTACAAGGAAGACCAGAAAGGTCAGATCCTGCAGGAAGGCATCAACGAACTGGGCGCAGGCGCTTCCTGGCTGGCGGCGGCAACGTCTTACAGCACCAACAACCTGCCGATGATCCCGTTCTACATTTACTACTCCATGTTCGGGTTCCAGCGTATCGGCGACCTGTGCTGGGCGGCGGGCGACCAGCAGGCGCGCGGCTTCCTGATCGGCGGGACCTCCGGTCGTACCACGCTGAACGGCGAAGGTCTGCAGCATGAAGACGGTCATAGCCACATTCAGTCGCTGACCATCCCGAACTGTATTTCCTACGACCCGGCTTTCGCTTACGAAGTTGCGGTAATCATGCATGACGGTCTGGTCCGCATGTATGGCGAAGCGCAGGAAAACGTTTACTACTACATCACGACGCTGAACGAAAACTACCACATGCCGGCCATGCCGCAGGGCGCCGAAGAAGGCATCCGCAAAGGTATCTACAAGCTGGAAACCGTGGCGGGCAGCAAAGGCAAAGTTCAGTTGCTGGGTTCCGGTTCTATCCTGCGTCACGTGCGCGAAGCCTCGCAGATTCTGGCGAAGGATTACGGCATCGGTTCCGATGTGTACAGCGTTACCTCCTTCACGGAACTGGCCCGCGACGGTCAGGACTGCGAACGTTGGAACATGCTGCACCCGACCGAAGCTCCGCGCGTACCGTACATCGCTCAGGTGATGAACGATGCACCGGCGGTCGCGTCTACCGACTACATGAAACTGTTTGCCGAGCAGGTTCGCACCTACGTTCCGGCCAGCGATTATCGCGTACTGGGCACCGATGGCTTCGGTCGTTCCGACAGCCGTGAGAACCTGCGTCACCACTTCGAAGTGGACGCGTCCTACGTGGTCGTGGCTGCGCTGGGCGAACTGGCTAAACGCGGTGAAGTTGAAAAATCCGTGGTGGCTGAAGCCATCAAGAAATTCAACATCGACCCTGAAAAAGTTAACCCGCGCGTAGCATAA
- the pdhR gene encoding pyruvate dehydrogenase complex transcriptional repressor PdhR → MAYSKIRQPKLSDVIEQQLEFLILEGTLRPGEKLPPERELAKQFDVSRPSLREAIQRLEAKGLLLRRQGGGTFVQNNLWQSVSDPLAELLSNHPESQFDLLETRHALEGIAAYYAALRGTEEDLQRIRDCHAQIETAREASDLEGESEAVMHYQVAVTEATHNVVLLHLLRCMGPMLEQNVRQNFELLYLSREVLTQVSSHRARIFEAIVAREPEKAREASHRHLAFIEEVLLELNREHSRRERSLRRLQQRKD, encoded by the coding sequence ATGGCCTACAGCAAGATCCGTCAGCCCAAACTGTCAGATGTGATTGAACAGCAACTGGAGTTTCTGATCCTTGAGGGAACCTTGCGCCCCGGTGAGAAACTGCCGCCGGAACGCGAACTGGCAAAACAGTTTGATGTTTCCCGTCCCTCGCTGCGCGAGGCGATTCAACGGTTGGAAGCTAAAGGTTTGCTGTTGCGCCGTCAGGGCGGCGGCACCTTTGTGCAGAACAACCTCTGGCAGAGCGTTAGCGATCCGCTGGCGGAACTGTTGAGTAATCACCCCGAATCTCAGTTCGACCTCCTCGAAACCCGTCATGCCCTTGAAGGGATAGCTGCTTACTACGCGGCGTTACGCGGCACTGAAGAAGATCTGCAGCGCATCCGCGATTGCCATGCCCAGATTGAAACCGCGCGCGAAGCCAGTGACCTGGAAGGGGAGTCCGAGGCCGTCATGCACTATCAGGTGGCGGTGACCGAGGCCACGCATAACGTCGTGCTGTTGCACCTGTTACGCTGTATGGGACCGATGCTCGAACAGAACGTCAGACAGAATTTTGAGTTGCTTTATCTGAGTCGTGAAGTCCTGACGCAGGTGAGTAGCCATCGTGCCAGGATTTTTGAGGCGATTGTCGCCCGCGAGCCGGAAAAGGCGCGCGAAGCATCACATCGCCATCTGGCATTTATTGAGGAAGTACTGCTGGAACTTAACCGGGAACATAGTCGGCGGGAACGCTCGTTGCGCCGGCTCCAGCAACGCAAGGATTAG